In one Siniperca chuatsi isolate FFG_IHB_CAS linkage group LG14, ASM2008510v1, whole genome shotgun sequence genomic region, the following are encoded:
- the LOC122888861 gene encoding beta,beta-carotene 9',10'-oxygenase-like, which translates to MSPVKLESADDTKSDDNGKAKECITSVVKGLETIAPLICSVEETPAPISTEVQGTIPSWINGNLLRNGPGKFEFGNTHYNHWFDGMAMLHKFKIDEGQVTYMSRFLHSDAYKKNSERDRIMISEFGTLAMPDPCKNFFQRFLSRFEMMKPTDNASVSFVKYKGDYYVSTETNFMHKVNPENLETLEKVDWSKFIAVNGATAHPHCDPDGTTYNMGNSYGSKGALYNIIRVPPEKTDAKDTLQGANILCSIVPANKSHPSYYHSFAMSENYVVFIEQPIKMDLLKIVTCKLRGKALSEGIYWDPKQETVFHLVDKCTGKVSSVKYHTKAFSTFHQINAFEEDGFLMLDMCCADDGQAINNYLIQNLRKSGDALDEVYNTMCRIFPRRFVLPLHVTNETPTDQNLNTRPSSKATCVKISKDKVFCQHEDLYGEDLHEYGGLEFPQINYGRYNTQPYRYFYGCGFRHLVGDSLLKMDLKDKTLKVWYRKGFFPSEPVFVPSPDAVEEDDGVILSVVLTPSQDKGTFLLVLDAKTFEELARANVPVNMAYGFHGTFNTSA; encoded by the exons ATGTCCCCTGTGAAGCTCGAGAGTGCAG ATGATACAAAGTCTGATGACAATGGCAAGGCCAAGGAATGCATCACCTCAGTAGTGAAGGGACTGGAGACAATTGCACCTCTGATCTGCTCTGTAGAAGAGACCCCTGCGCCAATCTCCACTGAAGTACAAGGCACCATTCCCTCCTGGATCAATGGCAACCTCCTCCGCAACGGTCCAGGAAAGTTTGAGTTTGGAAACACACA CTACAACCACTGGTTTGATGGGATGGCTATGCTACACAAGTTCAAGATCGACGAAGGCCAGGTGACATACATGAGTCGGTTCCTGCACAGCGATGCCTACAAGAAGAATAGTGAAAGGGACCGCATCATGATATCAGAATTTGGTACCCTCGCCATGCCCGACCCCTGTAAAAACTTCTTCCAGCGCTTCCTGTCTCGCTTTGAGATGATGA AGCCCACGGACAATGCGAGTGTGAGCTTCGTGAAATACAAAGGCGACTACTATGTCAGCACAGAGACAAATTTCATGCACAAAGTGAACCCAGAGAACCTAGAAACATTGGAAAAG GTAGACTGGAGCAAGTTCATTGCTGTAAATGGAGCCACTGCCCACCCACACTGTGACCCTGACGGTACCACCTACAATATGGGCAACTCCTATGGAAGCAAAG GAGCCCTGTACAACATCATCCGAGTACCTCCTGAGAAAACAGATGCCAAAGACACCCTACAAGGAGCCAATATACTCTGTTCTATTGTGCCTGCCAACAAGTCCCATCCCTCATACTACCACAGCTTTG CCATGTCTGAGAACTACGTGGTGTTCATTGAGCAGCCAATTAAGATGGACTTGCTGAAGATAGTCACATGCAAGCTGAGGGGGAAGGCTTTGAGCGAGGGCATCTACTGGGATCCCAAGCAGGAAACGGTCTTCCATCTTGTTGACAAGTGTACAGGCAAG GTCAGCTCAGTGAAGTACCACACCAAAGCCTTCTCCACCTTTCATCAGATCAACGCCTTTGAGGAGGATGGATTCTTGATGCTTGACATGTGCTGCGCGGACGACGGCCAAGCCATCAACAACTACCTCATCCAGAACTTACGCAAGTCAGGAGACGCACTAGATGAG GTGTACAACACCATGTGCAGGATTTTCCCTCGTCGTTTTGTTCTGCCCCTTCATGTGACCAATGAAACCCCAACAGACCAGAACCTGAACACTCGGCCTTCCAGTAAGGCAACATGTGTCAAAATCAGCAAAGATAAG GTGTTCTGCCAACATGAGGATCTCTATGGAGAGGACCTCCACGAGTATGGTGGCCTGGAGTTCCCTCAGATCAACTATGGCAGATATAACACACAACCATACCGTTATTTCTATGGCTGTGGCTTCAGACACCTGGTGGGAGACTCTCTGCTCAAGATGGACCTGAAAGACAAGACactcaag GTCTGGTACCGGAAGGGTTTCTTCCCGTCAGAGCCCGTGTTTGTGCCGTCACCTGATGCCGTGGAGGAGGACGATGGTGTCATCCTCTCTGTGGTTCTCACCCCGTCACAG GACAAAGGAACATTCCTCCTGGTTTTGGATGCCAAGACATTTGAAGAGCTGGCAAGAGCCAACGTGCCTGTTAACATGGCTTATGGCTTCCATGGTACCTTCAACACCTCTGCATAA
- the snx19a gene encoding sorting nexin-19a: MPSTKSSNHWTLSELLGQRRLLGLGALLAWLLLFHLLVNVWLLCIFTSLLVVLGGWLGSRAVLDANSLLHLEHFLPLGKVSPPLYSPEHEWRLNHEIHSAVHKAVRDFVSSWYRTLLPEVEGEFERAVRNSMLESVMELKERARRVDRKTLVQQLLELYGCHLQSYMTARQIHSTQKEIISLWQLYSEVDAPHPAVSSAAAELSYSRALVNLILHVLVPYPQMETRTGGYMVTELITCNVLLPLISRVSDPDWLNQTMVDIITRSREPQEIDVDELPVAALYTCQIQQESWTTCRSLSSSDQAGLNSKSTSDLDDLQSQSEKDSSQSSMVSLMSARKLESCHSGLLTPCKVNCCSLTSGHYSHSSESKMISLDSLIQSDSEDDLTGGFCDCAPPKNFCNAITLKDDEAFGCFGPLKNFGPKVVVPEDSQWPAGIAQEKSPACPPRRLCLTSCNFETPNNQAAPASIQNVQISGTVTVKEQRGTGTHPYTLYTVKFETTAEAENGGTLQPASCHTVNRRYSEFLNLQTRLEEKPEVKKVIKNVKGPKKMFPDLPFGNADVDKVEARKSQLDTFLKQLSSIPETSNSEDMQEFLALNSDVCTYFGRKPVVKSRIDKMMENALDTLKTAFPHPEPLSPTEDLDGDADGRTMDNRKYRRLMFPSKISTSLNIPDLHPKVTYCFSEGSAVLNGMSPSGLESFVKEQERLLCGLNGKETVKQSCEQPGKDKKTSGKTHGTDTAVADVALNILCLLMKDQWSWLCTENIQKTIRLLFGTFIERWLDVGVAHLTSAPCWVIYLQVLQEAVWPGGTLPAQPRPERSAAEREETKEQCLDCLVQLLPELITDMLGSEKYRLSLETMLESLQDHQINKHLIYCICDLLLEFLIPESCDEAFQRSLLQSLAKDTERDNPHI, encoded by the exons ATGCCTTCCACAAAGAGCTCTAATCACTGGACTTTATCAGAGTTACTTGGGCAGCGGAGGCTGTTAGGGCTCGGAGCTCTGCTGGCATGGCTTCTCCTCTTCCATCTCCTTGTTAACGTTTGGCTCCTCTGCATCTTCACCAGTCTCTTGGTGGTTCTCGGGGGTTGGCTCGGGTCCCGTGCCGTACTGGATGCAAACAGCCTTCTCCACTTGGAACACTTTTTGCCTCTTGGCAAAGTTAGTCCACCTCTGTATTCACCTGAGCATGAGTGGAGGTTGAACCATGAGATCCACAGTGCTGTCCACAAAGCGGTGCGTGACTTTGTGTCCTCATGGTATCGGACTCTGCTGCCAGAGGTGGAGGGAGAGTTTGAACGTGCGGTGCGTAATTCGATGCTGGAGTCAGTGATGGAGCTGAAGGAGCGTGCGCGGCGAGTGGACAGAAAAACACTGGTTCAACAGCTGCTAGAGTTGTATGGCTGTCACCTGCAGAGCTACATGACGGCAAGACAGATACATTCAACACAAAAGGAGATCATTAGTCTCTGGCAGCTCTACAGTGAAGTCGATGCCCCTCACCCAGCTGTGAGCAGTGCAGCCGCTGAGCTCAGCTACTCAAGAGCTCTAGTTAACCTCATCTTACATGTGCTTGTTCCATACCCTCAGATGGAAACCAGGACTGGAGGTTACATGGTTACAGAACTCATCACCTGCAATGTGCTGTTGCCGCTCATAAGCAGGGTGTCTGATCCTGACTGGCTCAACCAGACCATGGTAGACATAATCACCAGGTCCAGAGAACCGCAAGAAATCGATGTGGATGAGCTCCCAGTAGCTGCTCTATACACATGTCAGATCCAGCAGGAGTCCTGGACCACGTGCAGGTCACTGTCTTCTTCTGATCAAGCTGGCCTCAACAGCAAAAGCACCTCTGACCTTGATGATCTACAGAGCCAGAGTGAGAAGGATTCCTCACAGAGCAGTATGGTTAGCCTGATGTCTGCCAGGAAACTAGAAAGTTGCCACTCAGGTTTGCTCACACCATGCAAAGTGAACTGCTGTTCACTCACATCTGGCCATTACTCCCACTCATCAGAGTCCAAAATGATTTCACTGGACTCCCTAATTCAATCTGACTCTGAAGATGACCTGACAGGAGGCTTTTGTGACTGTGCTCCTCCCAAAAACTTTTGCAACGCGATCACTTTAAAGGATGATGAGGCCTTTGGCTGCTTCGGTCCTCTGAAAAATTTTGGGCCGAAGGTGGTGGTGCCTGAGGACTCCCAGTGGCCAGCGGGTATAGCCCAAGAAAAATCCCCAGCTTGTCCTCCAAGAAGACTTTGTCTAACCTCCTGTAACTTTGAAACCCCTAACAACCAAGCTGCGCCTGCGAGCATCCAGAATGTGCAAATTTCTGGCACTGTCACTGTGAAGGAGCAGCGTGGCACAGGCACACATCCCTATACTCTCTACACTGTAAAG tttgAGACAACGGCTGAAGCAGAAAATGGTGGTACTCTGCAACCTGCATCCTGTCACACTGTCAACCGGAGATACAGCGAGTTCCTCAACTTGCAAACACGTTTAGAGGAGAAGCCTGAAGTCAAGAAAGTAATCAAGA ATGTCAAAGGCCCAAAGAAAATGTTCCCTGACCTCCCATTTGGCAATGCTGACGTCGACAAGGTTGAAGCCCGTAAAAGTCAACTGGATACGTTCCTTAAA CAATTAAGCAGCATTCCTGAGACATCCAACAGTGAGGACATGCAGGAGTTCCTGGCTCTCAACTCAGATGTTTGCACATATTTTGGCAGAAAGCCTGTTGTCAAGTCAAGAATTGATAAG ATGATGGAAAATGCTTTAGACACCTTGAAGACAGCCTTCCCTCATCCTGAGCCTCTCAGTCCAACGGAGGATCTTGATGGAGATGCTGATGGAAGAACAATGGACAACAGAAAGTACAG GAGGCTTATGTTCCCAAGCAAAATATCCACATCTCTCAATATACCTGACCTACATCCTAAAGTGACATACTGCTTTAGTGAAGGCAGCGCT GTCCTCAACGGCATGTCACCGTCTGGCCTGGAGAGCTTTGTCAAAGAGCAGGAAAGACTTTTATGTGGGCTGAACGGGAAAGAGACAGTCAAGCAGAGCTGTGAGCAGCCTGGCAAAGACAAGAAGACTTCAGGGAAAACTCATGGGACAG ACACAGCCGTGGCAGATGTTGCTTTGAACATTTTGTGTCTGCTGATGAAGGATCAGTGGAGTTGGCTGTGCACTGAGAACATACAGAAGACCATCAGACTGCTCTTTGGCACCTTTATTGAGAG ATGGTTGGATGTAGGAGTTGCCCACCTTACCAGTGCCCCCTGCTGGGTGATTTACCTACAAGTGCTGCAGGAAGCTGTATGGCCAGGCGGCACGCTGCCCGCTCAACCACGGCCAGAGCGTAGTGCCgcagaaagagaggaaaccAAGGAGCAATGTTTGGACTGTTTAGTGCAGCTGCTCCCAG AGCTCATCACTGACATGCTGGGAAGTGAGAAGTACAGACTGAGCTTGGAGACCATGCTGGAGTCTTTACAGGACCATCAGATAAACAA GCATCTGATCTACTGCATCTGCGACCTGCTGCTGGAGTTTCTGATCCCTGAGTCGTGTGACGAGGCCTTCCAGAGGTCTCTGCTGCAGAGCCTGGccaaagacacagagagggacaaTCCTCACATATGA